In the genome of Streptomyces collinus, one region contains:
- a CDS encoding ThuA domain-containing protein, protein MHRTRPRSTATPRRPGLRTTVALFTGLLLAVGTPATVAGAHPGHPEHDEPAAAEGQFQQVPLAKGEPETGEPMSLAVLPDRSVLHTSRDGTLRLTDQGGVTKVAGKIPVYSHDEEGLQGVGIDPDFKNNRAVYLYYAPPLDTPAGDAPETGTAEDFKKFDGVNRLSRFVLNANGTLNMSSEKKVLDVAASRGICCHVGGDIDFDADGNLYLSTGDDTNPFASDGYTPIDDRPNRNPAFDARRSSGNTNDLRGKILRIKVAEDGSYTVPEGNLFAPGTEKTRPEIYAMGFRNPFRMSVDDKTGTVYVGDYGPDAGAADPKRGPGGQVEFAKVTKPANFGWPFCTGDNDPYVDYDFATKESGQPFDCAAPKNTSPYNTGLTDLPPAEAAWIPYDGGSRPEFGSGSESPMAGPVYRYDPGLNSSVKFPEAYDGDFFAGEFGRRWIKRIEQNADGSVAKINDFPWTGTQIMDMEFGPDGALYVLDYGVSWFQGDENSALYRIENAEDGFSPIAEVNADKTSGAAGLKVKFTASAKDADSTNLTYSWDFGDGTKGEGLNPTHRYKKVGTYSATFTAKDPEGNTGNASIRIVVGNTEPKVKIDIPGNGALAEFGKPVPFKVTVTDPEETVDCSKVKVTYSLGHDSHAHELTSEMGCEGTLTPPPGDGGHDPNANIYGVVGAGYTDGGANGQEPLTGTARTVLQPLHRQGEHFTTQSGVSVITKTGANGGKTVGDINDGDWISFTPYRFDGQKKMTVRASSGGAGGFVELRTGSPDGPLHGSAYIPPTGGWETFQNVDVPLRSLPKKTTDIYLVFKGGEGALFDVDDFEFSKEPFKGGKKVLVFSKTAGFRHDSIPAGIAALKELGGPAGITVDATEEARQFTTANLAKYDAVAFLSTTGDVLNAEQQKAFENYVAGGGGYMGIHAAADTEYDWEFYGGLVGAYFDSHPAIQKATVRVEDHDHPSTGHLDDAWERTDEWYNYRTNPREKAKVLATLDETTYQGGTMKGDHPIAWCQSYGGGRSFYTGGGHTKESYAEEAFRAHLLGGLQYATGQVKADCKPGKDYRKIFNGQTLDGWKQAGPGTFVVKDGVMESEGGMGLLWYQAKELTSYSLKLDWKMRGDDNSGIFVGFPASDDPWSAVNKGYEIQIDATDAADRTTGSVYSFKSANIKARDQVLRPPGQWNSYEIKVQGERLQVFLNGVKINDFTNKDPQRSLTDGYIGLQNHGAADHVSFRNIQLKELPVQGQ, encoded by the coding sequence GTGCACAGAACCAGACCCAGAAGCACCGCCACCCCCAGGCGGCCCGGACTTCGCACCACCGTCGCCCTGTTCACCGGCCTGCTCCTCGCCGTGGGCACCCCGGCCACCGTCGCCGGAGCCCACCCCGGCCACCCGGAGCACGACGAACCGGCAGCCGCCGAGGGCCAGTTCCAGCAGGTGCCGCTCGCCAAGGGCGAGCCCGAGACGGGCGAGCCGATGTCGCTCGCCGTGCTCCCCGACCGCAGCGTGCTGCACACCTCGCGCGACGGCACCCTGCGCCTCACCGACCAGGGCGGCGTCACCAAGGTGGCCGGCAAGATCCCCGTCTACAGCCACGACGAGGAAGGCCTCCAAGGCGTCGGCATCGACCCGGACTTCAAGAACAACCGGGCGGTCTACCTCTACTACGCCCCGCCGCTCGACACCCCCGCGGGCGACGCCCCGGAGACCGGCACCGCCGAGGACTTCAAGAAGTTCGACGGAGTCAACCGCCTCTCCCGCTTCGTGCTCAACGCCAACGGCACGCTGAACATGTCCAGTGAGAAGAAGGTCCTGGACGTCGCGGCCTCCCGGGGCATCTGCTGCCACGTCGGCGGCGACATCGACTTCGACGCGGACGGCAACCTCTACCTCTCGACCGGCGACGACACCAACCCCTTCGCCTCCGACGGCTACACGCCGATCGACGACCGGCCGAACCGCAATCCGGCGTTCGACGCCCGCCGCAGCTCCGGCAACACCAACGACCTGCGCGGCAAGATCCTCCGCATCAAGGTCGCCGAGGACGGCTCCTACACCGTCCCGGAGGGCAACCTCTTCGCCCCGGGCACCGAGAAGACCCGCCCCGAGATCTACGCGATGGGCTTCCGCAACCCGTTCCGGATGAGCGTCGACGACAAGACCGGCACCGTCTACGTCGGCGACTACGGCCCGGACGCCGGCGCCGCCGACCCGAAGCGCGGCCCCGGCGGGCAGGTCGAGTTCGCCAAGGTGACCAAGCCCGCCAACTTCGGCTGGCCCTTCTGCACCGGCGACAACGACCCTTACGTCGACTACGACTTCGCCACCAAAGAGTCCGGCCAGCCGTTCGACTGCGCAGCCCCCAAGAACACCTCGCCGTACAACACGGGCCTCACCGACCTGCCGCCCGCCGAGGCCGCCTGGATCCCGTACGACGGCGGATCCCGGCCCGAGTTCGGCAGCGGCTCCGAGTCCCCGATGGCGGGCCCGGTCTACCGCTACGACCCCGGGCTGAACTCCAGCGTGAAGTTCCCCGAAGCGTACGACGGCGACTTCTTCGCCGGTGAGTTCGGCCGCCGCTGGATCAAGCGCATCGAGCAGAACGCCGACGGCTCCGTCGCGAAGATCAACGACTTCCCGTGGACCGGCACCCAGATCATGGACATGGAGTTCGGCCCCGACGGCGCGCTCTACGTCCTCGACTACGGCGTCTCCTGGTTCCAGGGCGACGAGAACTCCGCCCTGTACCGGATCGAGAACGCCGAGGACGGCTTCTCGCCGATCGCCGAGGTGAACGCCGACAAGACGTCCGGCGCGGCCGGTCTGAAGGTGAAGTTCACCGCCTCCGCCAAGGACGCCGACTCCACGAACCTCACTTACAGCTGGGACTTCGGCGACGGCACCAAGGGCGAGGGTCTCAACCCCACCCACCGCTACAAGAAGGTCGGCACCTACAGCGCGACCTTCACGGCCAAGGACCCCGAGGGCAACACCGGCAACGCCAGCATCCGGATCGTGGTCGGCAACACCGAGCCCAAGGTGAAGATCGACATCCCGGGCAACGGCGCCCTGGCCGAGTTCGGCAAGCCCGTCCCGTTCAAGGTGACCGTCACCGACCCCGAGGAGACCGTCGACTGCTCCAAGGTCAAGGTCACCTACAGCCTCGGCCACGACTCCCACGCCCACGAACTGACCAGCGAGATGGGCTGCGAGGGCACCCTGACGCCGCCCCCCGGTGACGGCGGCCACGACCCCAACGCCAACATCTACGGCGTCGTCGGCGCCGGCTACACCGACGGCGGGGCGAACGGCCAGGAGCCCCTGACCGGCACCGCCCGCACCGTCCTCCAGCCGCTGCACCGCCAGGGCGAGCACTTCACCACCCAGTCGGGCGTGTCGGTCATCACCAAGACCGGCGCCAACGGCGGCAAGACCGTCGGCGACATCAACGACGGCGACTGGATCTCCTTCACCCCCTACCGGTTCGACGGTCAGAAGAAGATGACCGTGCGGGCCTCCTCCGGCGGCGCGGGCGGCTTCGTCGAGCTGCGCACCGGCTCCCCCGACGGACCGCTGCACGGCTCGGCCTACATTCCGCCGACCGGCGGCTGGGAGACGTTCCAGAACGTCGACGTGCCCCTGCGGTCGCTGCCGAAGAAGACCACGGACATCTACCTGGTCTTCAAGGGCGGTGAGGGCGCGCTGTTCGACGTGGACGACTTCGAGTTCTCCAAGGAGCCCTTCAAGGGCGGCAAGAAGGTCCTGGTCTTCTCCAAGACCGCCGGCTTCCGGCACGACTCCATCCCGGCCGGCATCGCCGCGCTCAAGGAACTCGGCGGCCCGGCCGGCATCACGGTCGACGCCACCGAGGAGGCCAGGCAGTTCACCACGGCCAACCTCGCCAAGTACGACGCCGTCGCCTTCCTGTCCACCACGGGCGACGTCCTCAACGCCGAACAGCAGAAGGCGTTCGAGAACTACGTGGCGGGCGGTGGCGGCTACATGGGCATCCACGCCGCCGCCGACACCGAGTACGACTGGGAGTTCTACGGCGGCCTCGTCGGCGCCTACTTCGACTCGCACCCGGCCATCCAGAAGGCCACCGTCCGCGTCGAGGACCACGACCACCCGTCCACCGGGCACCTCGACGACGCCTGGGAGCGCACCGACGAGTGGTACAACTACCGCACCAACCCGCGGGAGAAGGCCAAGGTCCTCGCCACCCTGGACGAGACCACCTACCAGGGCGGCACCATGAAGGGCGATCACCCGATCGCCTGGTGCCAGAGCTACGGCGGCGGCCGCTCCTTCTACACCGGCGGCGGCCACACCAAGGAGTCCTACGCCGAAGAAGCCTTCCGCGCCCACCTGCTCGGCGGCCTCCAGTACGCCACCGGCCAGGTGAAGGCGGACTGCAAGCCGGGCAAGGACTACCGCAAGATCTTCAACGGCCAGACCCTGGACGGCTGGAAGCAGGCCGGCCCCGGCACGTTCGTCGTCAAGGACGGCGTCATGGAGTCCGAGGGCGGCATGGGTCTGCTCTGGTACCAGGCCAAGGAACTCACGTCGTACTCGCTCAAGCTCGACTGGAAGATGCGGGGCGACGACAACTCCGGGATCTTCGTGGGCTTCCCCGCCTCCGACGACCCCTGGTCCGCGGTGAACAAGGGCTACGAGATCCAGATCGACGCCACCGACGCAGCCGACCGCACCACGGGCTCCGTCTACTCCTTCAAATCGGCCAACATCAAGGCCCGTGACCAGGTTCTGCGGCCGCCCGGCCAGTGGAACTCCTACGAGATCAAGGTCCAGGGCGAACGCCTCCAGGTGTTCCTCAACGGAGTCAAGATCAACGACTTCACCAACAAGGACCCCCAGCGGAGCCTGACCGACGGCTACATCGGCCTGCAGAACCACGGCGCCGCCGACCATGTCTCCTTCCGCAACATCCAGCTCAAGGAACTGCCCGTCCAGGGCCAGTGA
- a CDS encoding inositol-3-phosphate synthase produces the protein MSASLSRPRVGVWLIGARGSVATTVVTGCAAVTAGLHPPTGMVTETPAFTDSGLPALSDLVFGGHDTLDCPLPKRAETLTAGGVLPPGVATAVSAELAIADREIRPGGPTPGDTRSEAELITAFADDLRDFVRRHALERAVVVNVASTEPASQGPGAPLPASALYALAALRAGCPYINFTPSEGMHHPVAAREAGHSGLPYAGRDGKTGQTLLRAVLGPMFAQRALRVRAWSGTNLLGGGDGAALADPAAAAAKNAGKERVLADTLGTVPEGEVHIDDVPALGDWKTAWDHIAFDGFLGTRMILQTTWQGCDSALAAPLVLDLARLTARAHEAGLSGPLGALGFYFKDPVGEGPAGLSEQYEELVRFGQRLGRAGGEGGRGARSVRDTGERETRKRETGERETGGVL, from the coding sequence ATGTCCGCGTCCCTCTCCCGACCGCGTGTGGGGGTGTGGCTGATCGGAGCCAGAGGCTCCGTCGCCACCACCGTCGTCACGGGGTGCGCCGCCGTCACCGCGGGACTGCACCCGCCCACCGGCATGGTCACCGAGACACCGGCGTTCACCGACAGCGGCCTTCCCGCCCTGTCCGACCTCGTCTTCGGCGGTCACGACACCCTCGACTGCCCCCTGCCCAAACGCGCCGAGACCCTCACCGCCGGCGGCGTCCTCCCCCCGGGCGTCGCCACCGCCGTCTCGGCCGAACTGGCCATCGCCGACCGGGAGATCAGACCCGGCGGCCCCACACCGGGGGACACCAGGAGCGAGGCCGAACTGATCACGGCCTTCGCCGACGACCTACGCGACTTCGTGCGCCGCCACGCCCTGGAACGCGCCGTGGTCGTGAACGTCGCCTCCACCGAACCCGCCTCCCAGGGGCCCGGCGCCCCACTCCCGGCCAGCGCCCTCTACGCCCTGGCCGCCCTGCGCGCGGGCTGCCCCTACATCAACTTCACCCCCTCCGAGGGCATGCACCACCCCGTCGCCGCCCGCGAGGCCGGGCACAGCGGCCTGCCGTACGCCGGCCGGGACGGCAAGACCGGGCAGACGCTGCTGCGAGCCGTGTTGGGCCCGATGTTCGCCCAGCGGGCGCTGAGGGTCCGGGCCTGGTCCGGCACCAACCTGCTCGGCGGCGGAGACGGCGCGGCCCTCGCCGACCCGGCCGCCGCGGCGGCGAAGAACGCGGGCAAGGAACGCGTCCTCGCCGACACCCTCGGCACCGTCCCCGAGGGCGAGGTCCACATCGACGACGTCCCGGCCCTCGGCGACTGGAAGACCGCCTGGGACCACATCGCCTTCGACGGCTTCCTCGGCACCCGCATGATCCTCCAGACCACCTGGCAGGGCTGCGACTCGGCCCTCGCGGCACCCCTGGTGCTGGACCTGGCCCGCCTGACCGCCCGCGCCCACGAGGCAGGACTGTCCGGTCCCCTCGGCGCGCTCGGCTTCTACTTCAAGGACCCGGTCGGGGAGGGTCCCGCGGGGTTGTCCGAGCAGTACGAGGAACTGGTCCGCTTCGGGCAGAGGCTCGGGCGGGCCGGTGGAGAGGGCGGCCGTGGCGCGCGGTCGGTGAGGGACACCGGGGAGAGGGAGACGAGGAAGAGGGAAACGGGGGAGAGGGAGACGGGGGGAGTGCTGTGA
- a CDS encoding SCO3242 family prenyltransferase — protein sequence MTDGTAPCACAGRSRRRRAWAELLRLPALFSVPGDALAGAAATGSAPGSRTLLAIGSSLCLYEAGMALNDWADRDIDAVERPHRPLPSGRVRPAAALTAACALTGAGLALAASAGRPALAVAAPLAATVWAYDLGLKHTPAGPVAMGAARGLDLLLGAAATTGHARAALPSAGLLGTHTLAVTTVSRQEARGGSPLAPLAALATTALLTRQMTRRSAPPMRGRRPETGTAHRLTGPRWPALHPGQDSVALFTTALGAAYAATAARPYFHAALNPSPPLTQRAVGAGIRATIPLQATLAARSRGTATSLLIAALAPLGARFAKKVSVT from the coding sequence ATCACCGACGGCACGGCGCCCTGCGCATGCGCAGGCCGCTCACGGCGTCGCCGCGCCTGGGCCGAACTCCTGCGTCTGCCGGCCCTGTTCAGCGTCCCGGGGGACGCCCTGGCCGGCGCGGCCGCCACCGGTTCGGCACCCGGCTCCCGCACCTTGCTCGCCATCGGTTCCTCCCTCTGCCTCTACGAAGCCGGCATGGCCCTCAACGACTGGGCGGACCGCGACATCGACGCCGTCGAACGCCCGCACCGCCCCCTGCCCTCCGGCCGCGTCCGGCCCGCCGCCGCACTCACGGCGGCCTGCGCCCTCACCGGCGCCGGACTGGCCCTGGCAGCGAGCGCGGGCCGCCCGGCCCTGGCCGTCGCCGCGCCCCTGGCGGCAACCGTCTGGGCGTACGACCTCGGCCTGAAGCACACACCCGCCGGGCCCGTGGCCATGGGCGCGGCCCGCGGCCTCGACCTGCTCCTGGGAGCCGCGGCCACGACAGGCCATGCCCGCGCCGCCCTGCCCTCCGCGGGCCTCCTCGGCACCCACACCCTGGCCGTCACCACGGTCTCCCGCCAGGAGGCCCGGGGAGGCTCACCGCTGGCCCCCCTGGCGGCGCTGGCGACAACGGCTCTGCTGACCCGACAGATGACGCGTCGCTCCGCCCCGCCGATGAGAGGCCGCCGACCGGAGACTGGGACCGCCCACCGGCTGACGGGTCCCCGTTGGCCGGCCCTGCACCCCGGGCAGGACTCCGTGGCGCTGTTCACCACCGCCCTCGGAGCCGCCTACGCGGCGACGGCCGCCCGCCCCTACTTCCACGCTGCCCTGAATCCCTCACCTCCTCTCACCCAACGCGCTGTCGGCGCCGGAATCCGCGCAACCATCCCCCTCCAGGCCACCCTGGCGGCCCGCTCCCGGGGCACGGCCACCTCCCTCCTCATTGCGGCTCTGGCCCCACTCGGAGCGAGGTTCGCGAAGAAGGTGAGCGTCACATGA
- a CDS encoding sugar phosphate isomerase/epimerase family protein — protein sequence MSDAPSVRAAASPDAAPATTAPPGGAVPSLRFGYGTNGLADLRLDDALSLLADLGYDGVGLTLDHMHLDPLAPGLAARTRRVAQRLDALGLGVTVETGARYVLDPRRKHGPSLLDPDPEDRARRTDLLARAVQVAADLGAHAVHCFSGTVPEGTGTDTAWKRLAESLAPVLDAAASAGIPLAVEPEPGHLLATLADFHHLRRSLGDPELLGLTLDIGHCQCLEPLSPADCVRAAAPWLRHVQIEDMRRGVHEHLPFGEGEIDFPPVLAALAATGYQGLTVVELPRHSHAGPHFAAHSLPFLRHAERTAATASPGTAPPGPAEAFQQTAPPHGAPSTAPEGSSR from the coding sequence GTGTCCGACGCCCCCTCCGTCCGGGCCGCCGCCTCGCCCGACGCCGCTCCTGCGACCACCGCCCCGCCGGGCGGCGCCGTCCCTTCCCTCCGCTTCGGCTACGGCACCAACGGTCTCGCCGATCTCCGGCTCGACGACGCCCTCTCGCTCCTCGCCGACCTCGGCTACGACGGCGTCGGACTGACCCTCGACCACATGCACCTCGACCCGCTCGCCCCCGGCCTCGCCGCCCGTACCCGCCGGGTCGCGCAGCGGCTGGACGCGCTCGGGCTGGGCGTCACCGTCGAGACGGGTGCCCGCTACGTGCTCGACCCCCGCCGTAAGCACGGCCCGTCCCTGCTGGACCCGGACCCCGAGGACCGGGCCCGCCGCACCGACCTGCTCGCCCGGGCCGTCCAAGTCGCCGCCGACCTCGGCGCGCACGCGGTGCACTGCTTCAGCGGGACCGTGCCGGAGGGAACCGGCACCGACACCGCGTGGAAGCGCCTCGCCGAGTCCCTCGCTCCCGTCCTGGACGCCGCCGCCTCCGCGGGCATCCCGCTCGCCGTCGAACCCGAGCCGGGCCACCTCCTCGCCACCCTGGCCGACTTCCACCACCTCCGCCGTTCCCTCGGCGACCCCGAACTCCTCGGCCTCACCCTGGACATCGGCCACTGTCAGTGCCTCGAACCCCTCTCTCCCGCCGACTGCGTGCGGGCCGCCGCCCCCTGGCTGCGGCACGTCCAGATCGAGGACATGCGGCGCGGCGTCCACGAACACCTCCCGTTCGGCGAGGGGGAGATCGACTTCCCGCCGGTCCTCGCGGCCCTCGCCGCCACCGGTTACCAGGGCCTGACCGTCGTCGAACTGCCCCGCCACTCCCACGCCGGCCCTCACTTCGCCGCGCACTCCCTGCCGTTCCTCCGCCACGCCGAGCGGACAGCGGCCACCGCCTCGCCCGGCACCGCCCCGCCCGGCCCCGCTGAGGCCTTCCAGCAGACCGCGCCACCCCACGGCGCTCCCTCCACCGCCCCTGAAGGGAGCAGCAGATGA
- a CDS encoding EboA domain-containing protein — protein sequence MSHPRTTPTARTGSAQDTPSARTHTGEPTPDTASTSIRPSLTDLRHHLTTHLDPPARTWLDHALDEAAAHPGLHGPISVWELRLAEAGRRCGPAHADAARVLILDAARAGTDALTRVYFQGTADERRAVLHALPHLVSGPGALPLIEDALRTNDTRLLSAAVGPYAARHLTAHAWRHAVLKCLFTGVPVDHVADLPRRAAGDGELARMLADYAAERTAAGRSVPEDLDRVLDLTESVTPAAPGTDHPHGKES from the coding sequence ATGAGCCACCCCCGCACCACTCCCACGGCGAGAACCGGGAGCGCCCAGGACACCCCGAGCGCCAGAACCCACACCGGCGAACCCACCCCTGACACCGCCTCCACCTCCATCCGCCCCTCCCTCACAGACCTTCGCCACCACCTCACCACCCACCTGGACCCACCCGCCCGCACCTGGCTCGACCACGCCCTCGACGAGGCAGCCGCCCACCCCGGCCTTCACGGGCCCATCTCCGTATGGGAGCTGCGGCTCGCCGAAGCCGGCCGGCGCTGCGGCCCCGCACACGCCGACGCCGCACGGGTCCTGATCCTCGACGCGGCCCGCGCCGGCACCGACGCGCTGACCCGGGTGTACTTCCAGGGCACCGCCGACGAACGCCGAGCCGTGCTGCACGCCCTGCCCCACCTCGTGTCCGGCCCGGGCGCCCTCCCACTGATCGAGGACGCCCTGCGCACCAACGACACCCGGCTCCTCAGCGCCGCCGTCGGCCCCTACGCCGCCCGGCACCTGACGGCCCACGCCTGGCGTCATGCCGTGCTGAAGTGCCTGTTCACCGGCGTCCCCGTCGATCACGTGGCGGACCTGCCCCGGCGCGCCGCCGGCGACGGCGAACTCGCCCGCATGCTGGCCGACTACGCCGCCGAACGCACCGCAGCCGGCCGCTCCGTCCCCGAGGACCTGGACCGCGTCCTGGACCTGACCGAGTCCGTCACCCCGGCTGCCCCGGGCACTGACCACCCCCACGGCAAGGAGTCCTGA
- a CDS encoding TatD family hydrolase, with amino-acid sequence MRIFDPHIHMTSRTTDDYEAMYAAGVRAVVEPSFWLGQPRTSPASFRDYFDSLLGWEPFRAAQYGIAHHCTIALNPKEANDPRCAPVLDELPRYLVKDNVVAVGEIGYDSMTPAEDTALAAQLQLAADHGLPALVHTPHRDKLAGLRRTLDVVRESALPADRVLVDHLNETTVKETRDSGCWLGFSVYPDTKMDEERMVAILRSHGTEQVLVNSAADWGKSDPLKTRKVGDLMLAEGFDEDDVDQVLWRNPVAFYGLSGRLSLDVTGTEATHEGNSILRGAPRDPYEPDTGAGTPGRVTPAEA; translated from the coding sequence ATGCGCATCTTCGACCCCCACATCCACATGACATCCCGGACCACCGACGACTACGAGGCCATGTACGCAGCCGGTGTGCGTGCCGTCGTCGAGCCTTCCTTCTGGCTGGGCCAGCCCCGCACCTCGCCCGCCTCCTTCCGTGACTACTTCGATTCCCTCCTCGGCTGGGAGCCCTTCCGGGCAGCGCAGTACGGCATCGCCCACCACTGCACGATCGCCCTCAATCCCAAGGAGGCGAACGACCCGCGCTGCGCGCCCGTCCTCGACGAGCTGCCGCGTTATCTCGTCAAGGACAACGTCGTGGCCGTCGGGGAGATCGGCTATGACTCCATGACCCCTGCGGAGGACACCGCCCTCGCCGCGCAACTTCAGCTCGCGGCCGACCACGGACTGCCCGCCCTCGTGCACACCCCCCACCGCGACAAGCTCGCCGGGCTGCGCCGCACCCTCGACGTCGTCCGGGAGTCCGCCCTGCCCGCGGACCGCGTCCTGGTCGACCACCTCAACGAGACCACCGTCAAGGAGACCAGGGACAGCGGCTGCTGGCTGGGCTTCTCCGTCTATCCCGACACCAAGATGGACGAGGAACGCATGGTCGCGATCCTGCGCTCCCACGGGACCGAACAGGTCCTGGTGAACTCCGCAGCCGACTGGGGAAAGAGCGACCCCCTCAAGACCCGCAAGGTCGGCGACCTGATGCTGGCCGAGGGCTTCGACGAGGACGACGTCGACCAGGTGCTGTGGCGCAACCCCGTCGCCTTCTATGGACTCAGCGGCCGCCTCAGCCTCGACGTCACCGGTACGGAGGCCACCCACGAGGGCAACTCCATCTTGCGCGGCGCCCCGCGGGATCCGTACGAACCGGACACCGGCGCCGGCACGCCGGGCCGCGTGACCCCCGCGGAGGCGTGA
- the eboE gene encoding metabolite traffic protein EboE encodes MRFRHPDGSTVHLAYCTNVHPAETLDGVLAQLRDHCEPVRRRLGRDRLGIGLWLAKDAAHALVTDPSALRRLRTELDRRGLEVVTLNGFPYEGFGAEEVKYRVYKPDWADPERLDHTTALARVLAGLLPDDVTDGTISTLPLAWRTAYDDERANTARAALRTLAERLDAIEELTGRSIRVGLEPEPGCVVETTRDAIAPITAIGHDRIGICVDTCHLATSFEDPHAAFDALAEARVPVVKSQLSAALHAEHPHLPEVREALAAFAEPRFLHQTRTATAAGLRATDDLDEALAGHALPDASPWRAHFHVPLHAAPAAPLTSTLPVLRSALTRLVGGPAPLTRHLEVETYTWQALPPESRPKSRTQLTEGVAAELTLARDLLTDLGLKELP; translated from the coding sequence ATGCGTTTCCGCCACCCCGACGGCTCCACCGTCCACCTCGCCTACTGCACCAACGTCCATCCCGCCGAGACCCTCGACGGCGTCCTCGCCCAGCTCCGTGACCACTGCGAACCCGTCCGCCGCCGCCTGGGCCGCGACCGGCTCGGCATCGGGCTGTGGCTGGCGAAGGACGCCGCCCACGCCCTCGTCACCGACCCCTCCGCACTGCGCAGGCTGCGCACCGAGCTGGACCGGCGCGGCCTCGAGGTCGTCACCCTCAACGGCTTCCCCTATGAGGGCTTCGGCGCCGAGGAGGTCAAGTACCGCGTCTACAAGCCGGACTGGGCCGACCCGGAACGCCTCGACCACACCACCGCCCTGGCCCGCGTCCTCGCCGGGCTCCTTCCCGACGACGTCACCGACGGGACCATCTCCACGCTGCCCCTCGCCTGGCGCACCGCGTACGACGACGAGCGCGCGAACACCGCCCGCGCCGCGCTGCGCACCCTCGCCGAACGCCTCGACGCCATAGAGGAGCTGACCGGCCGCTCCATCCGCGTCGGCCTGGAACCGGAACCCGGCTGCGTCGTCGAGACCACCCGCGACGCCATCGCCCCGATCACCGCGATCGGTCACGACCGCATCGGCATCTGCGTCGACACCTGCCATCTCGCCACCTCCTTCGAGGATCCGCACGCCGCCTTCGACGCCCTCGCCGAGGCGCGCGTCCCCGTCGTCAAATCCCAGCTCTCCGCCGCCCTGCACGCCGAACACCCCCATCTCCCCGAGGTCCGCGAGGCCCTCGCCGCCTTCGCCGAACCCCGCTTCCTGCACCAGACCCGCACCGCCACAGCGGCCGGCCTGCGCGCCACGGACGACCTCGACGAGGCCCTCGCCGGACACGCCCTGCCCGACGCCTCACCCTGGCGCGCCCACTTCCACGTCCCGCTGCACGCGGCCCCCGCCGCGCCCCTCACCTCCACCCTCCCGGTCCTGAGATCCGCACTGACCCGGCTCGTCGGCGGCCCGGCCCCGCTCACCCGCCACCTGGAGGTCGAGACCTACACCTGGCAGGCCCTTCCGCCCGAGTCGCGCCCCAAGAGCCGCACCCAGCTCACCGAGGGCGTCGCCGCCGAACTCACCCTCGCCCGCGACCTGCTGACCGACCTCGGCCTGAAGGAGCTGCCATGA